A window of the Butyricimonas virosa genome harbors these coding sequences:
- a CDS encoding PH domain-containing protein, with translation MQFLIDELPLLLICLAGLVYGGMEGMPLAKVATLLAILLSLILAYRYIYLKRISYQVTTEQLTAKHGVLQRSVDYIELYRIVDFHENQTLMQQIFRLKTVTVLSTDRSTPKLNLIGLSERDNIVEIIRERVEYNKQRKGIYEIANH, from the coding sequence ATGCAGTTTCTCATAGATGAACTGCCATTACTGTTGATATGTCTCGCAGGACTGGTCTATGGGGGTATGGAAGGTATGCCTCTCGCAAAAGTAGCCACACTCCTTGCCATATTGCTTTCCCTCATATTAGCATATCGCTATATCTATTTGAAACGCATAAGTTACCAAGTAACAACCGAACAGCTTACTGCAAAACATGGGGTTTTGCAGCGTAGCGTGGACTATATCGAATTATACCGTATTGTTGATTTTCATGAAAACCAGACTTTGATGCAACAGATATTCAGGCTGAAGACAGTTACAGTTCTTTCAACGGACAGATCGACTCCGAAACTGAATCTTATCGGCCTGTCAGAACGGGACAATATCGTAGAGATAATAAGGGAACGAGTTGAATACAACAAACAACGTAAAGGAATATATGAGATCGCCAATCATTAA